One window of Hymenobacter sp. BRD128 genomic DNA carries:
- a CDS encoding histidine phosphatase family protein: MFGKTTPPPPVPVQQLYLLRHGQTDFNVQNIVQGSGIDSDLNDRGRQQAAQFWAAYQAMPFARVYTSKLRRTRQSVQQFIETGLPHEEHAGLNEISWGTREGTRITPEEDAEYARVLAAWQAGDDHARLPGGESPAEVAARQRPFIELLESRPADEIVLVCLHGRALRVLLCQLLGYPLRYMDGFEHQNLCLYKLHRTGGYYTIRNFLDVSHLTGAR; encoded by the coding sequence TTGTTCGGCAAAACTACTCCGCCCCCGCCCGTGCCAGTTCAGCAGCTTTACCTTCTTCGCCACGGCCAGACCGACTTCAACGTGCAGAATATTGTGCAGGGCAGCGGCATCGACTCCGACCTCAACGACCGCGGCCGCCAGCAGGCCGCGCAGTTCTGGGCGGCCTACCAGGCTATGCCCTTTGCCCGCGTTTATACGTCTAAGCTCAGGCGCACGCGGCAGTCGGTGCAGCAGTTCATCGAGACTGGCCTGCCGCACGAGGAGCACGCCGGCCTCAACGAAATAAGCTGGGGCACCCGCGAGGGCACCCGCATCACACCCGAGGAAGACGCCGAATATGCCCGCGTGCTAGCCGCCTGGCAGGCCGGCGACGACCATGCCCGCCTGCCCGGCGGCGAAAGCCCGGCCGAGGTAGCCGCCCGCCAGCGCCCGTTTATTGAGCTGCTCGAAAGCCGCCCCGCCGATGAAATCGTGCTGGTGTGCCTGCACGGCCGCGCCCTGCGCGTGCTGCTGTGCCAGCTGCTCGGCTACCCGCTGCGCTACATGGATGGCTTTGAGCACCAGAACCTCTGCCTCTACAAGCTGCACCGCACGGGCGGGTACTATACCATTCGCAATTTTTTGGACGTTAGCCACTTGACGGGCGCGCGCTAA
- a CDS encoding hotdog fold thioesterase translates to MTLDDVKTWVAHRPTLADALGIELTAITADYLEGRMPVDGRTHQPMGLLHGGASVALAETLGSIGAATRIDVTRQACVGLEINANHIKGVRDGWVRGRATALHVGRSTQVWEIRITHEETGALVCISRITMAVIDLPATKEKQA, encoded by the coding sequence ATGACTCTCGACGACGTAAAAACCTGGGTGGCCCACCGCCCTACCCTAGCCGACGCGCTGGGCATTGAGCTGACCGCCATTACTGCCGACTACCTCGAAGGCCGCATGCCCGTGGATGGCCGCACGCACCAGCCGATGGGCCTGCTGCACGGCGGCGCCTCGGTGGCCCTGGCCGAAACGCTGGGCAGCATCGGCGCCGCCACCCGCATCGACGTGACGCGCCAGGCCTGCGTGGGCCTCGAAATCAATGCCAACCACATTAAAGGCGTGCGCGATGGCTGGGTGCGCGGCCGGGCCACGGCCCTGCACGTGGGCCGCAGCACCCAGGTGTGGGAAATTCGCATCACGCACGAAGAAACCGGCGCGCTGGTGTGCATCAGCCGCATCACGATGGCCGTGATTGACCTGCCGGCCACCAAGGAAAAACAGGCTTAA
- a CDS encoding chorismate-binding protein: MAEPRLLSWPAVASPEAWARLRHLAAGALRTGRPLAIWREPGASHPRLLVARALEASYTGLPPALDAQAPAGFAFFPFRDSDHNPALFLPADVQYDLARPDAVSIAPAARALVPNITAWLALPTPPALAWHYSQQPSPPAATEAEYAQLVRTGVAAIEAKEVVKVVTSRVAHRPLPPGFDPLAAFQELSQHNPRAFVSLVSVPGVGTWLGVSPEVLAEVTADGFFHTMALAGTQPLVPGRSPQEAIWRQKEIEEQALVARYIVSCFKQLRLREYHEAGPRTAVAGQLLHLRTDFEVDLKNVLSPASLGTDMLRLLHPTSAVGGMPKVAALAFLHRYEGYDRAYYSGFLGPVNVASPGVSRLYVNLRCLQLRPTEAILYAGTGLTVDSDPSREWQETELKLQTVAAVLG; this comes from the coding sequence ATGGCAGAACCCCGGCTCCTTTCCTGGCCCGCAGTGGCTAGCCCCGAGGCGTGGGCCCGGCTGCGCCACCTGGCGGCGGGCGCCCTGCGCACGGGTCGGCCGCTGGCCATTTGGCGCGAGCCGGGGGCTAGCCACCCGCGCCTGCTGGTGGCGCGCGCGCTCGAAGCGTCGTATACCGGGCTGCCACCGGCGCTCGATGCCCAGGCGCCGGCCGGCTTCGCGTTCTTCCCGTTTCGCGACTCGGACCACAACCCGGCGCTTTTTTTGCCCGCCGATGTGCAGTATGACCTGGCCCGGCCCGATGCGGTTAGCATTGCGCCCGCCGCCCGCGCGCTGGTGCCCAACATCACGGCCTGGCTAGCCCTGCCCACGCCGCCCGCGCTGGCCTGGCACTACAGCCAGCAGCCCAGCCCGCCGGCCGCCACCGAGGCCGAGTACGCCCAGCTGGTACGCACCGGCGTGGCCGCCATTGAGGCCAAAGAGGTGGTCAAAGTGGTGACCTCGCGGGTGGCGCACCGGCCGCTGCCGCCGGGCTTCGACCCGCTAGCCGCCTTCCAGGAGCTGAGCCAGCACAACCCGCGCGCCTTCGTGTCGCTGGTGAGCGTGCCGGGCGTGGGCACCTGGCTGGGCGTATCGCCCGAGGTGCTGGCCGAGGTCACGGCCGATGGTTTTTTTCATACCATGGCCCTGGCGGGCACGCAGCCGCTGGTGCCCGGCCGCTCGCCGCAGGAGGCCATCTGGCGGCAGAAGGAGATTGAGGAGCAGGCGCTGGTGGCGCGCTACATCGTGAGCTGCTTCAAGCAATTGCGCCTGCGCGAGTACCACGAGGCGGGGCCGCGCACGGCCGTGGCGGGCCAGCTCTTGCACCTGCGCACCGACTTTGAGGTCGATTTGAAAAACGTGCTCTCGCCCGCCTCGCTCGGCACCGATATGCTGCGGCTGCTGCACCCCACCTCGGCCGTGGGCGGCATGCCTAAGGTAGCGGCCCTAGCCTTTCTGCACCGCTACGAAGGCTACGACCGCGCCTACTACAGCGGCTTTCTAGGGCCAGTAAACGTGGCTAGCCCCGGCGTGTCGCGCCTCTACGTAAATCTGCGCTGCCTGCAACTGCGGCCCACCGAGGCCATCCTTTACGCCGGCACCGGCCTCACCGTGGATTCGGACCCTAGCCGCGAGTGGCAGGAAACCGAGCTGAAGCTGCAAACCGTGGCCGCCGTGTTGGGGTAG
- a CDS encoding M28 family peptidase, translated as MRLLPLLLFLSSCWAAAAQAPLPALLQAYARTSAVTGREAAASQFIERLFKAGTLRHDRLGNLVLVLGSGSPRRLLVAPLDEPGYVVSQIQANGYLRVAPVGGGAAGPLFHQFLEGHDVRIGTASGPRNAISGVPSSHYDNLRATPERTLPPFSWQAAYLDVGAGSAAAVAQQGIHLLDPVTLEKKPALVAQQWVAAPAMREKAAAVALATAAQALLAAPPAGTTVIAWTTLDLLNGKGFEAVANQYGPFNEVYRFDRNLEAEAPGTGQFLADQEFTSLPGQTLAQPTRPARKPVLPNAQLANAHTYLLGLPARYAHTPVEAVAVADVQPLIRAWLAAAGAPATTAATVPSPPTLPNLPAPASTPAAQLLAGLVGQYGVSTAEAPVREFIARQLPSWAKPTTDQAGNLTLSFGQGKKHLVFVAHMDEVGFVVDSIRPDGRLVLSMKGGAFPWLWEAQPALLHRPGQAALPAVFEPRPQYLSAAKRLAAGSLTVFAGFASAQQARVAGIEPGRTTVTMPKALRPLGPNRAAARGLDDRVGCAALLLSLRQLNPARLPCRVTYVWSTGEEIGLLGSAFAAQSLRDADVVYPIDTFVSSDAPQESPAFGNCPLGQGAVIRVVESINFARRDLVQHVHTLADRQHIAIQEGMTVGGTDGLEFMNYGIPSVPLSWPGRYSHSPVEVLDYRDIASLVRLLGALQTEAPATKSARPPRL; from the coding sequence ATGCGCCTGCTTCCGCTACTTTTATTTTTAAGCAGCTGCTGGGCAGCCGCGGCCCAGGCGCCGCTACCGGCCTTGCTGCAAGCCTACGCGCGCACCAGCGCCGTGACCGGGCGCGAGGCAGCAGCCAGCCAGTTTATCGAGCGGTTATTTAAGGCCGGCACGCTGCGGCACGACCGGCTCGGCAACCTCGTGCTGGTGCTGGGCAGCGGGAGTCCGCGCCGCCTGCTGGTGGCCCCGCTCGACGAGCCGGGCTACGTGGTGAGCCAGATTCAGGCCAATGGCTACCTGCGGGTGGCCCCGGTGGGTGGTGGCGCGGCGGGCCCGTTGTTTCACCAGTTTTTGGAAGGGCATGATGTCCGTATCGGTACGGCTAGCGGGCCGCGCAACGCCATTTCGGGCGTGCCGTCGTCGCACTACGACAACCTGCGGGCGACGCCCGAGCGCACCCTCCCCCCCTTTTCCTGGCAAGCTGCTTACCTGGATGTGGGCGCCGGCTCGGCGGCAGCCGTGGCCCAGCAGGGCATTCACTTGCTCGACCCCGTGACGCTGGAAAAGAAGCCGGCGCTGGTGGCCCAGCAGTGGGTAGCCGCCCCGGCCATGCGCGAAAAGGCGGCCGCCGTGGCCCTGGCCACCGCCGCCCAGGCGCTGCTGGCCGCGCCGCCCGCCGGCACCACCGTCATCGCCTGGACGACCCTCGACCTGCTCAACGGCAAGGGGTTTGAGGCAGTGGCCAATCAGTATGGCCCTTTTAATGAGGTGTACCGCTTCGACCGCAATTTGGAAGCCGAGGCCCCCGGCACGGGCCAGTTTCTAGCTGACCAGGAATTTACGTCCCTACCCGGCCAAACACTGGCGCAGCCCACCCGGCCGGCCCGCAAGCCCGTGCTGCCCAATGCGCAGCTCGCCAACGCCCACACCTACCTGCTGGGCCTGCCCGCCCGCTACGCCCACACGCCCGTCGAGGCCGTGGCCGTGGCCGACGTGCAGCCGCTCATTCGGGCGTGGCTGGCGGCGGCGGGTGCGCCGGCTACCACTGCCGCCACCGTACCTAGCCCACCCACCTTGCCAAATCTGCCCGCGCCTGCGTCTACGCCCGCAGCCCAGCTGCTGGCGGGCCTAGTGGGCCAGTACGGCGTGAGCACCGCCGAAGCGCCCGTACGCGAGTTTATCGCCCGGCAGCTGCCTAGCTGGGCCAAGCCGACTACCGACCAGGCCGGCAACCTCACGCTCAGCTTTGGCCAGGGCAAAAAGCACCTCGTATTCGTGGCCCACATGGACGAGGTGGGCTTCGTAGTTGATTCCATCCGGCCCGATGGGCGGTTGGTGCTCAGCATGAAGGGCGGCGCGTTTCCGTGGCTGTGGGAGGCGCAGCCGGCCCTGCTGCACCGGCCGGGCCAGGCGGCGCTGCCGGCCGTGTTTGAGCCGCGCCCGCAGTACCTGAGCGCTGCCAAGCGGCTAGCCGCCGGGTCGCTGACGGTGTTTGCGGGCTTCGCGTCGGCGCAGCAGGCACGAGTGGCCGGCATTGAGCCGGGCCGCACCACCGTAACCATGCCCAAGGCGCTGCGGCCACTGGGCCCCAACCGCGCCGCCGCCCGCGGCCTCGACGACCGCGTGGGCTGCGCGGCGCTGCTGCTCAGCTTGCGGCAGCTCAACCCCGCTAGGCTGCCCTGCCGCGTCACCTACGTGTGGTCGACGGGCGAGGAAATCGGCCTGCTGGGCTCGGCCTTTGCGGCCCAGAGCCTGCGCGACGCCGACGTAGTGTACCCGATTGATACGTTTGTATCGTCGGACGCGCCGCAGGAATCGCCCGCGTTTGGCAACTGCCCGCTCGGCCAGGGCGCCGTCATTCGGGTAGTGGAGAGCATCAACTTTGCGCGGCGCGACCTGGTGCAGCACGTGCACACCCTGGCCGACCGCCAGCACATTGCCATTCAGGAAGGCATGACGGTGGGCGGCACCGACGGCCTGGAATTTATGAACTACGGCATTCCATCGGTGCCGCTGTCGTGGCCCGGCCGCTATTCGCACTCGCCCGTAGAAGTGCTCGACTACCGCGATATAGCTAGCCTGGTGCGCCTGCTCGGGGCCCTGCAAACGGAGGCCCCGGCCACCA